One genomic region from Terasakiella sp. SH-1 encodes:
- a CDS encoding AEC family transporter, with product MALIALPIVQTAYPPQALAPLMTLITFNAMILFTLPCVMIETGRNPNANIGVIIAGAVKSVITNPLVIALISGWLFSLSEAELPSLIDRVTELLSKAAPPCALFVVGGGMARYALRLEETRTPVLLVTLAKLVIMPLGVWLTCTYILQTSPLWTMIATLGAAMPSGANAFIFATKYGVGDRIAGNSILLTTMISLFTLSAFLLFFPAP from the coding sequence TTGGCCCTCATCGCTCTGCCCATCGTACAAACGGCCTACCCGCCTCAGGCCCTTGCTCCACTGATGACCCTGATCACCTTTAACGCCATGATCCTGTTTACCCTGCCCTGCGTAATGATCGAAACCGGACGCAACCCCAATGCCAATATTGGTGTCATCATCGCTGGTGCTGTAAAAAGTGTCATAACCAACCCGCTGGTCATCGCCTTAATCTCTGGCTGGTTGTTTTCATTAAGCGAAGCAGAACTTCCTTCCTTGATTGATCGGGTAACTGAACTGCTTAGCAAAGCCGCTCCGCCCTGCGCTCTTTTTGTCGTGGGTGGCGGCATGGCCCGATACGCTTTAAGACTGGAAGAAACCAGAACACCCGTCCTGCTGGTCACTCTTGCCAAACTTGTGATCATGCCTCTTGGGGTTTGGCTGACCTGCACTTACATTCTTCAAACATCCCCGCTATGGACCATGATTGCGACATTAGGTGCCGCCATGCCCAGCGGTGCCAATGCCTTCATCTTTGCCACAAAATATGGCGTAGGAGATCGCATCGCGGGGAACTCGATTCTATTAACCACAATGATCTCGCTGTTTACCCTCAGCGCCTTTTTACTTTTCTTTCCGGCTCCCTAG